A genomic window from Candidatus Obscuribacterales bacterium includes:
- a CDS encoding alpha/beta hydrolase, giving the protein MTKRAVKSEFIKLACVLVFVYLVFLCLLYTPVYQSVVLRPDYQPTMTYAHEPILGIKPEELIIESHRDKMHAWLFLVPNSKAVAIVHHGNAGNLLNRLEIAKAFINAHASVLLYDYRGYGKSTGTASLNSILEDGLTAFDFTKTHIDCPIVINYGESIGSAVATYVDSKCKAQGLILQSGIASLPNVARNGIVLFFLYPDFIWPRPLLNNCDLLAQSETPLLLLHGSKDKLVPITNGDLLFACAHTPDKRFIKLPDCGHNDVGVEDCETYLAAIKAFVDHLSTKP; this is encoded by the coding sequence ATGACAAAACGAGCAGTAAAGTCGGAATTTATAAAACTGGCTTGCGTGCTCGTTTTTGTCTATCTGGTTTTCCTGTGCCTTCTCTACACACCCGTTTATCAGAGCGTTGTTCTCCGTCCAGACTACCAACCAACAATGACATATGCACATGAACCAATTCTTGGTATCAAGCCGGAAGAATTGATAATTGAAAGTCACAGAGATAAAATGCACGCTTGGCTGTTTCTTGTACCTAACAGCAAAGCAGTGGCAATCGTGCATCACGGCAATGCAGGCAATTTACTGAATCGCCTGGAAATTGCAAAAGCATTTATCAACGCCCATGCTTCCGTACTTTTATACGACTACAGAGGATACGGTAAAAGCACTGGTACCGCATCCCTTAACAGTATTCTTGAAGACGGGCTGACAGCTTTTGACTTTACGAAGACGCATATTGACTGTCCAATCGTTATCAATTATGGTGAATCAATTGGATCAGCAGTAGCCACCTATGTGGACAGCAAGTGCAAAGCACAAGGACTTATTCTGCAATCAGGAATTGCATCATTGCCCAATGTTGCCAGAAATGGCATTGTGCTCTTTTTCCTCTACCCGGATTTCATTTGGCCTCGTCCGCTTTTGAACAACTGCGATTTGTTGGCTCAGTCAGAAACACCACTTTTGTTATTGCACGGCAGCAAGGATAAGCTCGTGCCGATAACCAATGGCGATTTGCTCTTCGCCTGCGCCCACACCCCCGATAAGAGATTCATAAAATTACCCGATTGCGGGCACAATGACGTTGGGGTAGAAGACTGTGAAACATACCTGGCCGCCATAAAAGCCTTCGTGGACCACCTCAGTACAAAACCCTAG